A window of Corvus hawaiiensis isolate bCorHaw1 chromosome 15, bCorHaw1.pri.cur, whole genome shotgun sequence genomic DNA:
TTCTATTAGAAATAACTCACTAACTGttagaaagaagaaatagaaaggATATTGGAAAGCAAAACTTGTCTGCATGGGATTAGAAGTTTGACAAGAGTCtcattaaacaaataaaagtaaCCCCACACTACTGAACTCAGTAACCGTTGTCACAGAGATGACACAAATCTCTGGGTGACCTTTTTCATTTGGAACAAGCAATCTCCCACCGTTTGAAACGATCCCCAGGTGGTGCGAATTTAGTCTTTGGTCTCAATGTAAATCAAGTATAAAAGGTTTCCCTCCTACTTTACGGTCACATGCTTTCCAAGTTTTAACATTAATGAAGTCCCAGCAGACTACAAAAAGCAAAAGTGGGAGTTGCATTAACTATGCTAAATGGAGAATACAACCAGTAGTAGAAAAGAACTTCCTACCGCATCAAACTTCTCAGTGTAAAATTATACAAGAAACTGTAATCATAGCTAATctttaaaaaaggtaaaaagcacAGTTTTACAGCATCATAATAAATAAGTTCAATTCAGATAATGCAAAATTTTCTCTAACAGTCAACACATGAAACTCACTGCATTGGCAAGACACTTCACTTGGTAAAGGCCAGTTACACAGGATTTCATTGAGCATCAGCTGTACACTTGAAGATTttaactttgaaagaaaaaattccttttaaagcACCTATACAACCCATTGGTATGATGGACACAATTCCCACCCTTCCATCAGCGACCTTCCTTGGTTTTGTCAACATGTTTCTGTGAGGGACTAGAGAACCTCATCCAGGTAGCTGTCCAATAACACGGGGCACAAGTTCCTCTCTTCCTAGAGCATCCAGTTAGTACTGCTCAGTTAATCTGTATTTCCCCAAGATACTATCTGTTTTCACACACAGAGGATTTAATTAGTCTCAGGGCTCTAACAGCCAGCCTCTGGTGTCACTTCAGACCTAGCTATTACAGAATGGAATGACAGGAAGAATTACGAGTTCTCATTATTAAGCAAGTCTTGAGCAACTGAATTACTGAACTCACCCAATACGAACTTTCCTTTCACCCTCTTCTTGCTCCTTCGAAAGCCCAAAGCGCCATCTCCTGCTAAGCAGCTGGAACCACAAATACTGATTCCGGCAGCTGATGAACTGCTCCTGACTCAAATCCGTCTGGGTAAGTACCAACAATGAAATACGTTTTCTCACTGAACAGCTCAGTATGTCACAGCTGCCAGAAACGCTGCTCTTCGAGAGGAGCAGTCATATGAACAGCTGGATCAAAGCTGCCCAGGGCTGACGCACCAGGAACATGACATAAAGGGTATTTTGCCTAGATTTCAGGAAGAAGACAAGTATCACTTTGTGCATTTTTGCAGCCGGTTCCGTATTTCATATTGAAATCTCACTTCAAACACATTGTTAcagtttccagcaggaaaataGCACGATACCCAGTGGGCTCAAAACTGAAGATAAACAGACCttaataaaattacttcatAGACCTCACACATACATAcagatttctttaaattaatCACTCTTTGTACTCATGTAAAAACCGAACATCCTTAAattaaaacacacagagaatcacagaatcatttaggttggacaAGAGTTCTAAGAACATAGAGTCCAATTAATGGACCAATGTAATTATCAAACAAATATCAAATACAAAGTTTAGGAGCATAGAACACTAACAGCTGATCCCTACATATGGAGAACATAAAAGGGATGGTAAGTACAACAACAAATttatcatcagaaaaaaaattctgaggcTCTTTTCATACGTGTTTTGGAAGGGggcaaagagagagagaatgaggtATGAGTCAGGCATTGTGTTGACTAGACCCATCTGTGTagtaacaacaataacaaagaagtttttatttacattttggaTATATGGGCTGGCAGAGTAATAGACGCATTTTCTGTCAAAGCTACAACTGAACTTCCAACACATTTGGCTAAAAttaagagaggggaaaaaacccatgtAATGCTAAAATTATACTTCTAATAATGGACTAATTTGATTTGTCTATTTGAAAGACCATGGAAGACTATAAATAACTCATCATTTCCCACTTTAACAACAAAGTGGGCTTTTCCTACCTCTGTAAACCTTTGTAGAACAACCTTAATTTCAGCAAGTGGCTCCAGATGAAATGGTTCCAGATCAACGCAGTCACAATCTTGAAATTTTCATAGTAATCATCAGTAAAGTGAAAGCCAGTGGTAGCCTTATAATCTATACTGGAGTCAGCATAAGAATTAGCAACATTCACAACtcatcaaaaaaaccaaaaaatcttttcttacGATAATAACAAATCAAGTACGATGACACCATGCTCAGCAGTGACACTCCTTTCATCACCAGTGAACTTGCTGCCAATTCAAACACTGGGTCCTCTGGTTCAAGTCGCTTCTGCAATAAAAGTGATTATGAAGGACACTTTCATGCTACAGAACATTTATTGCCCTTAccatcagaaaaagaaaaaatcaaaaagtGTAACTTGCAAATGACATACAAAATGAATTTTCACactattttttcttcacttctgttttaaaagtcaTAATTAAATTTGACATTCTGAGCCTAGGATGAGCACACAGATATGTTGTTAATTTTCTGGAAAAGCTTAAAAAGTTGTGGAGCACGGTCATCCCTAAACAAGTACTTCAATTTCTGTACTGTTAGAATCAGACACCGATTGATTCTACtcaatgtttttaaattatagtaaaaattttgaaattatacTAAGCGAGGAGGTGTTAGCAATACAGAGGCAAACTGAAATACCTCCTTAAGAAACAATCATCTGATCTTGAAAACTAGAACCTGAGGGCAGGGTGGCACATAATGAGTATTTCCCCTATCAGCTAAGAACTAAAGAAGACATAAGAAAGCCTGGTGGTTTTGGTCTCGGAACGTCCTGATACCTCAACGCCACTGGCGCTGCCTCCGCGCCCCGGGCGCAAGGCACTGAGCCCCCGTACCGGGAGAGCGCGTGCCCGCCACAACTGGCCAATCAGACGGCAAAGCTCTGGCGCGCTCCTGCGGAAGCCCTCGCGCCCGGGCAAGGAGAGGAGTCCGTATAGGGGCGGGAGAGCGCAGTGCGTGGGGCTATGATTGGCCGGGCCGGCGGGCGGGCACGCAGTGCGTGGGGCTGTGATTGGTCGGGCCGACGCGAGGGGCTATGATTGGCCGGGCCGGCGGGCGGGCACGCAGTGCGTGGGGCTGTGATTGGCCGGGCTGGcgcgatggcggcggcggcaatggtggcggcggcgggcggcggcgacTTCTCGGATCTGCGGGAGATcaagaagcagctgctgagcgTGGCAGAGCGGAGCCGCGAACGCGGGCTGCAGCACAGCGGGAAGTGGTGAGCGGGGCCGGGCACAGCGGGCGGGGCCCCAGCTCGGCCGACCCCGGGCAAACATGTTCTGTGCCGGGAGGGAGGACGGGACGGAGCTAGGTTTGTTTAGTCTCGGGAACAGGAGGCTTGCGTGTACCTCATCGTTTTCTACAACTCCTTGAAAGGAGGTTGCAgtgaggtgggggttggtctcttctgccgtgcctgcagggaggagaccagaggaaatggccttaagttgAGACTGGGGAGATTCAGTAAGAtattagaactttttttttccactgttcaGGTGGccaggcactggaataggtttCCCAGGGAGGTAGTGGAGTCACAATCCATGGAGGTGCTTAAGAGGTGTCTGCATCTGGCGCTAGGTGATGTGTCTTAGGGATTACAGTGGTAGTACTGGGTGacggttggacttgatcttacaGGTCTcctccaaccttgatgattcaaTGATTCTAATGCTCTCTTTCCCTCAGGGCTGCTGAACTTGCATTCGCCCTGGAGCCACTGCCGTTGAGCGAGCTGCCGCCTCCCCCCGTGCTCACCGAGGTATGGGCCCAGGCTGTGCTTGGGGGAAAGTGGCTGTGAGCTCTAGGAGAaggtgctgcagctcttggGGGTGGGCTGTTTAATCTTAACTATGGAGGAAAATATGCGAGTGCAgtctcccaaatcccacaggtgGGAATCTGTGCTGAGTGCCATTCCTGCCATAATGCTGGGAACTTCCTTTCCATAGTGTGTTCAATGGGGTGACAGAGCTGAATGTGCTTTCCTGGATGACAGCATTATCTGTTGCTGTGTCCTAAATGAGGCGCTCTGTAAGCCAAATTTGAAATCACACACAtgctactttatttttattcttctttacaaaggtcaaaatttattttaatactaATTGTGTATTATGCCATTGAACTTGTGCTCTTTAGGACACAAGAGAAACAAGCTGTGTCTCCATCCCCACCTCTGTAGGAATATAGTAGAGCTCATAGGTATGTGCCAGTGCTGGTGTATTATAGAAGTGTAACGTGTCATAAATGCATTTCAAGGTATAATTACCAAGGAAATGTTCTCTTGTATGTTAGCAGATTAATATTCTTTTACATGGAATTCCTGAGCAGGTTTCTTGTTTATGGTCCTTCATACTCATAGAACAGCCAAGTCTTGCCTTCTGGCAGCTTGCCACAATTTGTTTCTGGAATCtcaccatttattttaaatgttcctAAATAGTCCGTACTCGTTATTTGAGAACTGCAGAATCGGATCCTATGAGGGAGTGGAGGAACTTCTCAGACAGTACTCAAATCATGTTTGAAGATgaataaactgcatttttagCTTTTGGAGCAGTTTCATTGATATGTTTGTAACCATGATTTTCCTAAAGTGTGTCAGAGCTCAGGTCTTAAAACTCTTGTGTGTCCCTGCAGGAGGATGCTCGTGATCTGGATGCCTACACGTTGGCCAAGTCTTACTTTGATCTCAAGGAATATGACCGGGCTGCCTACTTTTTACGGGGCTGCAAGAGCCAGAAAGCTTACTTCTTGTACATGTACTCCAGATATCTGGTAAGGTAGAAAAAAGTTGCCTCCTAGCACTGAACTCTTCTGCCTCCTACCCCTCCCTGGCATATcttatttttttgcttattcTGTTCCTAATGACCACCTTGAAGTTCAAATTCTGTGTTGGGGTAAGGAAAGATAGGGCTGTTCTTTTCAGAACTGTGATGTCTGTGAAAACTCAATTTTCATGCTGCTGCAAGTGCTGCAGCAAACATAGGAAATATACTATTGTAAGGTAATCTTggatttcctcccttttccacagtcaggggaaaagaagaaggatGATGAGACAGTTGATAGTTTGGGTAAGTCTCTGGTGTCAAGAAACACATGACAATATAATGAAGCTTCCGCTGTTGACTCTTCATGTAACTCATCTTGGGTTTATGGCTTTCTCCTCAATTTTTTGGATAATAGTGTAACATGATTTCTTTCATCCTCTTTTGATTCATTGGCTTAATTACAGGTTACAGTTTTTCACCTATTAGGTCTTCTTTTAAACTGGGTGATCAGACTGagcaattttctttaaaatggggaaaataaacacAGGCTGGGAAGCCTTCATGCCATGTCAGGGATAATTCTGAATATACCCTAGACTTTGCATTGCTGTGGTGAGACTCCTTACTGAAAGCTAGCTGTGTGACTTTCTCTTCATGTAGGACCTCTGGAAAAAGGACAAGTGAAAAATGAAGCTTTACGAGAATTGAGAGTTGAGCTCAGCAAGAAACACAAGGCACAGGAACTGGATGGATTTGGCCTTTATCTGTAGGTGTCTGCATGTATTCTTTATATATTTGTGTGGATATACAGAATTTCATGATTCTTGTCGACCTGATACTTTTTTTGACAGATACGGTGTTGTGCTGCGGAAGCTGGACCTGGTGAAAGAAGCAATAGATGTGTTTGTTGAAGCTGCTCATGTCCTGCCTTTGCATTGGGGAGCCTGGCTGGAACTTTGCAACTTGATTACAGATAAAGAGATGGTAAAACTTTAGAGATACCAAGATGTGGTAGCAAATCTCAGAGTTTAGCCTGATTCAGTAACCAGTGTTTCTGTTGCCACAAGATTGATGTTGCTCACTGCTTTATTCTGTGAGACACTGTCAGGCAAGGCAATCCAAAACTGTAAATTTTGTTGTTAAATCCTCTTTATGTTTGACTGCTGGCCATACTGTCGCTTGAGAATCTTTATACAGGCAGGGCTAATTTCTTATCATTCATCCACAAAGTGGTTTAAGAAGTTTCTAATTCATGTATTTTGGAAGTAGTTGTCACCAGGGTTATCACCTTGTCACATGAAGGAGATCCTCCTAAGAgacttcccttttttattttttcttaatctgGTTCTAATTCCTCAGTTATTGAGCACTTTTGATAGCTTGAAAGGATATATAGAATCACTACTTTCAAAACGGAAATGATAATATACAAAGCCACATAGGAGGTGAATTGTATCAAAGAAACAAACTTCAGATATAAAACCAAAATAGattattcttctttctgcatgGAATTTGAGTCCACTCCTGGAATTCTAAAGTAAATTCTGGCTGATGAAGTATTTAAAACAGTACAGGTGACACAGAAGAGACCATTACCAATTTGTTGAAAAAGGGAAGtgcattttttattatattattttgaGTCTTCTCAGTTAATTGAAATTAGTGATATGATATTGATGTTCAAGCGTAGGAAGAAAGTGCAGTCTTTCAAAGGACTTCTGAATTTAAGGGCTGAAGCAGGAGCCAGGGGATGTCAGATTTGAAGACAATTTCTTCCCTGATTGACCAAATGGGTTTGAGAAAGCGACTGCAGGAAGGCCTCCTACCTCAAGACCATCTGCTAAGTCATGGGAGGGAAGATAATGGATTCTTTGCCACATGTAGCTTGTAGAATACTTCTGATTGtcatctcttcctcctctcctttgaTTCTTGCTAGTTGAAGTTCCTGTCCTTGCCAGATACATGGATGAAAGAGTTCTTTCTTGCACACATTTATACAGAGCTGCAACTGATAGAGGAAGCTCTGCAGAAGTATCAGAGTCTCATTGATGCAGGATTTTCCAAAAGCACTTACATCATCTCTCAGATTGCAGTTGCTTACCACAATATAAGAGGTCAGTGACGTTAAGTAGTAGGAATGACCCTCTTAATGCAAACTTGGCGTTTATAGTTGTTGGTGTCCCATCTGCTGTTCTGTCTTCAGATATTGACAAAGCCTTGTCCATCTTTAATGAGCTGAGGAAACAAGATCCCTACAGGATAGAAAACATGGACACTTTCTCCAACTTGCTCTATGTAAGGGTAAGCACTCTTCCTGTGGCCTGTTCATAGTGATGGTGTTTGTTGGAGGTATGTTAAACACTGGCAAAGCAGCTGGTCCTGTCTAACCTCTCTGAATACAGGCTTTCTGCTTCTCAACTCCATGGAAGAGATGCACTGTATGCATTGCTAATTGCTTAGGTTTTCTTTCAGAACATAATGTGCTCCCTCTCTCTCATCACTTTAATCTTTTGTTCCACTAGAGCATGAAGCCTGAGTTGAGCTACCTGGCCCATAATCTCTGTGAAATAGACAAGTACCGTGTTGAGACCTGCTGTGTAATTGGTGAGAGCTGGTTCTTTTACATGTTATTTTTACATCTTATTTTGCTGTCTGTAGGCTGTGTGAGGGAATCTTGGAAACACTTGTGGAAGTGATCAGCCAGCAAGGCACTCAAAATCACCACTTGGTGAATGTGGATTCAGGCGGCCCGAAAAGCAGGCTAAATAACAGAGtacccctttccctcctttctctctgAAAGAGCTGCTGTAGTTCTACCAGGGCAGAAAGGAGACCCGTGCACCTGAAAATCCCTTTATAGTCTTCAAACTCCAATGGAAATAATTGTGTGTCAGGAgcaggaaattaatttgttaAATCATGACCTTCCAAGGGGATGGAATCATAAATTGATTGATATAGCTGGAAAAGGATTAACCAGAACACCGGTGAAGAGAGTGCAATTAGGTATTTTGAGGTTTGAATCAGTTCTTTATTAGGACTCTTTATAATTTGTTGGGAGGTAGTAGATAATATGCTTTACATGctttttttctacttctctattggtgttggggtttttgttggttggttgtggatttttaaaatttatttaaatattatgaCTTTTGTTTTAGGAAATTATTATAGCTTGCGTTCCCAGCATGAAAAAGCAGCGCTCTATTTCCAGAGGGCCTTGAAATTGAATCCTCGTTATCTAGGAGCCTGGACACTTATGGGACATGAGTATATGGAAATGAAGAACACATCTGCAGCTATCCAGGCTTATAGGTACCTCTCATGTACTGCACAAAATGGTGTTTGTTTCTGAAATAGttatcttctatttttttttagtgttttgctGGACTTGGTCTTGGTTTTGATCCTGACTTCCTGTCTAGTTCATCTCCTTTTCTTTGACAGGCATGCAATAGAGGTGAACAAAAGGGACTACAGAGCATGGTATGGCTTGGGGCAAACCTATGAAATCCTCAAAATGCCATTTTACTGTCTCTACTACTACCGGCGGGCCCACCAGCTCAGGTAGAGTTGAGAATGGAGCCATGTTTATTGGTCTTTGTTCTGACATGGTTGTTACTGGCTAAGGAGTTTACATACAAGAACTAAGTTgggtaaggaaaaaaacatcgACGCTTTGTGATGTGTGCAGTCTCACTGTTCCAAATCCTATTAGTTGTGTTAGTTAACTGTTAACAAAGGCTTTGTCAGTTAAATGTTGAGGATGACTGGTCAGGAGTATGAGTGATGTTTTATGCAAAAGGATGACAGACTGCCAGGtgtagattatttttttcccttgaccACCCCCgcctctgcccttcccctcaCCCTGAGATCAGCTGCAGTCCATTAAACTATCTTAAGAATTGCTCTTTTACAGACCAAATGATTCTCGTATGCTGGTTGCTCTAGGAGAATGCTATGAGAAACTCAATCAGTTGGTGGAGGCTAAAAAGGTGAGAATTGATGTGTAAGACTTAAGGTGTCTCCCAGAACACTGGGTGAAATTGCAGCAAAATTATGTAGCTAGTGCTGCCTAAACTCTTTGGCAGTTACAACTGGGGAAGCATTGGTGCAATATAACTGGAGGAGCTGATAAATAAGAAGTTGTCTACAGATACCTGCCCCTTTTGCTGACAAGCTCTGTAGTTTGTTGTTTCTGACTTGCATGCTGGAGTCATGAGCTGGAGTGACTTCTGTGGCATGCTTGACTGACTTTCCTTCCTTGACAGTGCTATTGGAGAGCTTATGCTGTGGGAGATGTGGAGAAAATGGCACTTGTGAAACTCGCCAAGTGAGTATGTACCCTCACTGAACTGTCAGGGTTGTGTTAAATGCAAGTCGCACTTTGATATCTAAGGATAAAATATGGAATGTAAACAAGTGGAATTGCTGCTAGGTAGTATAGCTTTTGGAGCTGTGTAAGAAATGGTATCTTTAGGGCTGTAGTGACTGCAAATGTTGGTGTCCAGCTTTATCTTTGTTTCCATCAGGATAACTAGAGAGAATGATAGCATAATGTGGGTTGCAAAGGACTTCTGAATCCTGAGGTGATTTGAGCAGGCAGTGCTAGCAAATGTATTTGTCGTAATGCAACTTAAAAACAACCCATGACCGTAGATGATGTACAAAattgtttgattttatttttcctctctagtATATAGCTGTGACATTGGAAAAGGTCTAACGTGAATACTGTGACATCAGCACtaatttttttggtgggggttaAGTAATGTAAAGTGGGAAAagcaaaggggggaaaaaagggcaaGTGTAAAGTAAAACTGCTGTATAAATTCGGGCTGtagcaggggaagaaggagcAATGGAGGAAATAGCAAGTAAGTAGAATGACAAAGGTCTGTTAAAAGGTTTAAAATGCAACAGAATAAACAAAGGTCCCTGCTTTGGTTGTCACTGCTTCTAGCTGTCAAGTCACTATCTGACTGCCTCCCTGTCTTGTCAGCATGGATGCAAGCTGGATCATCTCTTTCCACAAGGGGCAGTACATGTTGCATGTCCTGCAAATTCTGAAGGAAAGGACCTGGCTTTAGTCCAGGTCAGGTTGAGCAGGTAGTTTCTCATAGGCCAAGAAGGTCTTCAACAGTGCAGTCTTGTTCCAGTGACccactttttctccttttctaggTTGCATGAACAGCTAAATGAATCTGAACAGGCAGCTCAGTGCTACATCAAATACATTCAGGATATCTATTCCTGTGGGGTAAGATGGTATCTtgggaataaaaggaaaagtaaacaTGGTGTAGAACTACTTTGGAAGGCACTTAACAGATGGTGTTTTTTACTCCACTCACTGCAGGAGGTAGTGGAGCACCTGGAAGTCAGCACTGCATTCCGTTACCTGGCCCAGTACTACTTCAAGTGTAAGCTTTGGGATGAAGCCTCAGCATGTGCTCAGAAATGCTGTGCCTTCAATGATGTGAGTAGTTGTGCAGTCTTTGGTGCTTCTTTCTTAAGGGATCCATGACCTTGATCTTGGCTCCGCTCAGAGTAGAAGGAATCCTTTATGAAAGAATGAGGGCTGTCTGCCATACAGGTCACATCCTGAATGGTGGTTGTTGTGTATATCTGATCACTCATGCTGAGTATGGTTGATAAAAGTGATGGAATGTGGTGTAGATAGTTAAATTGAACCATATCTCATTGGTATTCACTAAGTAAAAGAATTTGAAGCTTCACATGGCAGTCTTAAGGCTGTTAAAAATCTTGGTGGTGAGGAGGCAGTTGAATGGTCACAAACTCCCACACACTGTGTAGTGATGGTACTtctaaaacttcttttttctcatcttctATGTGTAGACAGTGCAGAGAATATAATAGTACTGGAGTTTTCTGTGCAACTCCATACTATGTGATGTTATGTAAGTGGGTAGTCTGAGATACTTAATTTCAGCCTACTGGTAGACACTAGCCATGAGTGCAGGATGTTTGGCCTACCTGTGATGAAGCTGTCTGGAGCTCTCTACAACCTGAATTCAACTTACTGAAGTTTTCCCAATCTACTTTTTGCTGGAATATTTAGACAGCTTCAGTGGTTGATGGTTCCATTCTCTGAAATATCCAAGAAACACACCAATCGGGAGTAAAAGGAGGAAAGACGAAAACTAAAAGAGTGACTTACCTTAACATTTttaaggagcagaagaaaaaaagagttgagAATGGCTTTTATAGCTTGTAGCCTTACAGAATGATGAAGTACTTTAAGTTATACTGCTTACATACTGAATTTAACCCGGAAACCATCCATTCATAGGTGTATTGTTCTGTTTTctacaaattaatttcagaccagagaagaaggaaaggcCCTTCTGCGGCAGATCTTACAGCTTCGCAACCAAGGAGAAACATCATCCACAGATGTTGCtgctccctttttccttcctgcatcCTTGTCCGCTAACAACACTCCCACACGTCGTGTTTCCCCTCTCAATCTGTCTTCTGTAACACCATGAACAATTCTGATACTTCTAACTTGTGCATTGGATGTGACATTGCAGATGGGACGTGCAACCACTTACTTCTTTCTAGGGAAATTGCTCCTTTTGTTGTTGCCCTCACACGAAGGGTAGGAGTTAGCAGAGTCCGCAGCTGAAGACAGATGGGCCCCAACAGGCAATGGGGCACCTAATGTGAAAGTGCCTGTGCTGAGATGTGAGAACCTGCTCTACTTCTCACCAAGTCATTCCAGTCAGAGGGCAGACATGTCCCACTACACAGGACTACTCCCAACTGAGGCATTGGGAAGAGCTTGTCTGCttgaattaaaatacattttaagttTGACTCTGCCAAGTTACCTCTGGTCTTTACTGCACTTCTTTGGATGACCTCTTAGTAGTATCACTGCTGTCCTGATCAGAGACTGTTACCTACGTCTACATGACTTTTGCTTGTCTTGAACTACACAGGAGATGTTTCACTAAAGCAGTAGAATAGGTGCTTAGATATAGATCCCATGGGTATGTTGAAGGATTGGCAAATGTCAGAGGAGTCCCAAGTAGCTACAGGTGACAGCTGTCTGAGTTCTTGTTGTAGAAGTGATGGATAGTTTCGGCTTTCAGTAGAAAAGCAGTTGGGATAGCACAATTAAAAACATAAGTGAAGTTACTGTCCTTGGACTTCTTTATGGTGCAGCTTTCATGTGTACTGTAGCAAATGGAGTCAAATGAACTATAATGGATCATTTTGTTGAGGTGAAAAGAGAATTATGCCTTTGTTTCAGAATCAGTGTCCTTGTTCACCCCTATACATTTACAGACTTATCCCTATGTCTGTGGCATGACTTCAGTCAAGgacaaag
This region includes:
- the CDC23 gene encoding cell division cycle protein 23 homolog isoform X2 encodes the protein MAAAAMVAAAGGGDFSDLREIKKQLLSVAERSRERGLQHSGKWAAELAFALEPLPLSELPPPPVLTEEDARDLDAYTLAKSYFDLKEYDRAAYFLRGCKSQKAYFLYMYSRYLSGEKKKDDETVDSLGPLEKGQVKNEALRELRVELSKKHKAQELDGFGLYLYGVVLRKLDLVKEAIDVFVEAAHVLPLHWGAWLELCNLITDKEMLKFLSLPDTWMKEFFLAHIYTELQLIEEALQKYQSLIDAGFSKSTYIISQIAVAYHNIRDIDKALSIFNELRKQDPYRIENMDTFSNLLYVRSMKPELSYLAHNLCEIDKYRVETCCVIGNYYSLRSQHEKAALYFQRALKLNPRYLGAWTLMGHEYMEMKNTSAAIQAYRHAIEVNKRDYRAWYGLGQTYEILKMPFYCLYYYRRAHQLRPNDSRMLVALGECYEKLNQLVEAKKCYWRAYAVGDVEKMALVKLAKLHEQLNESEQAAQCYIKYIQDIYSCGEVVEHLEVSTAFRYLAQYYFKCKLWDEASACAQKCCAFNDVYCSVFYKLISDQRRRKGPSAADLTASQPRRNIIHRCCCSLFPSCILVR
- the CDC23 gene encoding cell division cycle protein 23 homolog isoform X1 is translated as MAAAAMVAAAGGGDFSDLREIKKQLLSVAERSRERGLQHSGKWAAELAFALEPLPLSELPPPPVLTEEDARDLDAYTLAKSYFDLKEYDRAAYFLRGCKSQKAYFLYMYSRYLSGEKKKDDETVDSLGPLEKGQVKNEALRELRVELSKKHKAQELDGFGLYLYGVVLRKLDLVKEAIDVFVEAAHVLPLHWGAWLELCNLITDKEMLKFLSLPDTWMKEFFLAHIYTELQLIEEALQKYQSLIDAGFSKSTYIISQIAVAYHNIRDIDKALSIFNELRKQDPYRIENMDTFSNLLYVRSMKPELSYLAHNLCEIDKYRVETCCVIGNYYSLRSQHEKAALYFQRALKLNPRYLGAWTLMGHEYMEMKNTSAAIQAYRHAIEVNKRDYRAWYGLGQTYEILKMPFYCLYYYRRAHQLRPNDSRMLVALGECYEKLNQLVEAKKCYWRAYAVGDVEKMALVKLAKLHEQLNESEQAAQCYIKYIQDIYSCGEVVEHLEVSTAFRYLAQYYFKCKLWDEASACAQKCCAFNDTREEGKALLRQILQLRNQGETSSTDVAAPFFLPASLSANNTPTRRVSPLNLSSVTP